The Pseudomonas sp. HOU2 DNA window CGGTTCGGCGCGAAACGGTTGTGCGGGTTGGTCGCAGTGCCGCGACCGCGAGGAGGCAAGGGCGTGTGCATCGCAAAGGTCCTGATGACTGTATGTGCGTACAGTATCGCTGGCGCGAGCAAACAGCCAGTGCCGTTCGGCGATTCGGGATATGTGAAAAGGGTATCCGGTTTATTGACTACTCCTTTTATTGCAACCCGGAGACACATGTTTCAAGTAGCAGTACAACTTGCAATGTCGCTAGTATTCGCCGTGTTGCACTTCTGCTAATCAATGTTTAAAAGGAATTAAATGTGTCTAACTTTAACCATCGCGGCATCTTTCTACAGAAACTTGGTCCGACTCCGGTTGACCCGGATGAAGTACTGGTGTCCATGCAGTTCGCGCTGAAGCAATCCGGATGGGATGCAGAGAACGCTGTGCCTACCGACTCCCTGCTGGATTCGCGGATTATCATTGCGTCGTCCTATGACGGGGGCAAAACCTTCGACGTGCGCAATGACAATGATGTCGATGGTGACGGTGATATCGATGCAGATGACAAGGCCAAGTTGCTGGCGCTGGCCAAGGCTTATGTAAGTATCGTTAATCCATAAGCTTACGACTATAAATGCAAAAAGCCCTGCATGATTCACGCATGCAGGGTTTTTTTCGGACAGTGTTTCGTCGATACCGTAGTCAGCATGTCAGCATGTCAGCATGTCAGCATTTAACTCAGAATTTAAAATCTCTCATTAAGGCAATGTTGACGTCGGCAAGTTTGCTCCCTGGCGCGTTGTCTGCAAACGATAAAAGTATGCATCTGTAAAGACGGCCGGCACCGACGGTACTCAAACCGACCAAAGCAGAGGCGAGGTCGTCTGCCTGGGTGTAATAGGAGCGAGCGACTACTGTCAGAGTTGACAGGTATATGCATTTACAGCGCTCAAGTTTACTGCTGGATGGTTGTACACCCTGTCAGGTCTGACAGTAGACCGGATTTCCCCCACTCGTTAACTTCCGGAAAACTGCGACAGATTGCCGATTGGCGCAGTGCAATCAACTGAAGGATTGACTGCATGACTATCAGGATATTGCTGGAAATTGCGGATATGGACCAAGACGGAAATCCGGAAGTCGCGATTTATCACTTCAATGAAGACGCCACCGAAATGATGGATTACGATTACTCGTTGTTCGCTTCTTCGTCGGAAGCTAACGGTCGTTATGACTTGATTTCCGAAGAGGTCCTCGATGGTGATGGCGATGGCGACGTCGATAAATACGACAAGAAGCTGTACTTGCAGTTGGCCGACGCTTTTGCGCAGTTCAAGGGCTTTCAGTCCAGGCGTTGAATTGCCCGCTGACACAACAAAGCATTAATGCCATGTCAGCGGTATCCAATCTCGTTAATGCGAAGTGACTTGCCCCAGATCATCCCCGGAAGTGGTCTGCATATCATTCTTGCGCAGGCTTTCGACGTCGGCAGCGTTCACCGGCGCCCCTTTGTTGCCCCAACTGCCACGGATAAAGCTCACCACATCCGCCACTTCCTGATCCGACAAGCGCCAGGCGAAACCCGGCATGGTAAAGGTCGATGGTGCCGTGTGCGTGGCCGGCAGGGTGCCGCCCTTGAGTACGATGTGGATCAGCGAGGTCGGGTCCTCCGATTGCAGCACCGGATTGCCCGCCAGCGCCGGGAACACCCGAGTGTAGCCATGGCCGTCTGTACGGTGGCAGGCCGCGCAGTTATCGATGTACACCGCCGCGCCGCGCTGGCTGTCGTCGCCGTTCCACAGGGCTTTGGCCGCTTTCTCGTCGTACTGGTGCGGCTGATCGGCAGGGTCATTGGCCGGCAGCGACTTGAGGTAACGGGCAATCGCGGTCAGGTCGGCGTCGGTCATGTACTGCATGCTGTGGGTGACCACATCGCTCATGCCACCGAACACTGCGCTGCGGTCGCTGCGCCCGGTCTTGAGGAATTGCACCAGCTGCGCTTCGCTCCAACTGCCCAGACCATCCTTGTGATCACCGCGCAGGCTCTTGGCGATCCAGCCTTCCAGCGGTGCACTGCCGGCAAGAAAATTCTTGCCGTCTGCCGCGCTCAGGGATTTTTCTTGCATGGTCAGGGCTCGTGGGGTATGGCAGGCGCCGCAGTGGCCGAGGCCCTCGACCAGATAGGCGCCGCGATCGATCACCGGATCATCCGAGGTGGCCTTGTAGTCCTCGACCTTCGGCGCAAACAGCCAGCGCCAGCCCATCAATGGCCAGCGCATGCTCA harbors:
- a CDS encoding cytochrome c, with the translated sequence MKNLVIATLALLGSTAVQAADVDQALIKQGEYLARAGDCVACHTAKGGKPFAGGLPMETPIGTIYSTNITPDKAGVGDYSFEDFDQAVRHGVAKNGSTLYPAMPYPSYARVSESDMKALYAYFMHGVEPVAQENKASDIPWPLSMRWPLMGWRWLFAPKVEDYKATSDDPVIDRGAYLVEGLGHCGACHTPRALTMQEKSLSAADGKNFLAGSAPLEGWIAKSLRGDHKDGLGSWSEAQLVQFLKTGRSDRSAVFGGMSDVVTHSMQYMTDADLTAIARYLKSLPANDPADQPHQYDEKAAKALWNGDDSQRGAAVYIDNCAACHRTDGHGYTRVFPALAGNPVLQSEDPTSLIHIVLKGGTLPATHTAPSTFTMPGFAWRLSDQEVADVVSFIRGSWGNKGAPVNAADVESLRKNDMQTTSGDDLGQVTSH